In a genomic window of Lycium ferocissimum isolate CSIRO_LF1 chromosome 9, AGI_CSIRO_Lferr_CH_V1, whole genome shotgun sequence:
- the LOC132032191 gene encoding uncharacterized protein LOC132032191, with protein sequence MVNFSFLDAVKEMHGFAKFEKDLLTKKRSVQHETMNLTHHVSSIIASIIVQKKGDPGAFTIPWRVSTRSLCDNGACINLMPFAIFKRSGLGMPRPTSMQLQMAHRSIKKPVGVIDDVLVQVGKFMSPADFVILDCPVDKDIPIILGRPFLTTGRELMDSEKNEIKFRVNEE encoded by the exons ATGGTGAATTTTTCGTTTTTAGATGCTGTGAAAGAGATGCATGGATTTGCTAAGTTTGAGAAAGACCTGCTTACGAAGAAGAGGTCGGTTCAACATGAGACAATGAATCTAACTCATCACGTGAGTTCAATTATTGCTTCTATCATAGTTCAGAAGAAGGGAGATCCAGGGGCGTTTACCATTCCGT GGCGAGTATCAACTCGTTctctgtgtgataatggggcgtGTATCAATCTAATGCCCTTTGCTATTTTCAAGCGATCCGGATTGGGAATGCCTAGACCAACTTCTATGCAATTACAAATGGCACATAGATCCATTAAGAAGCCAGTTGGGGTTATAGATGATGTGTTGGTACAAGTGGGTAAGTTCATGTCGCCTGCTGATTTCGTTATTCTAGATTGTCCGGTTGATAAAGATATTCCCATCATCTTGGGAAGACCCTTCCTTACTACGGGCAGAGAGCTTATGGActctgaaaagaatgaaatcaagttccgaGTGAATGAGGAATAG